The Methanosphaera sp. BMS genome contains a region encoding:
- a CDS encoding nitroreductase family protein — translation MNPIEIDNEKCVACLSCVSDCPSSYLYQEDNIIKTQDKGCIECGHCYAICPTNAIKMSGYDLNEQPVVSMTQIDSDILLEAIKSRRTIRKFKPQAIDEETINKILEAGRYSPTGGNSQNVSYTILASKQDMAEEICVNLFRKGKTIGSQLIKYLKRMDITDDFFFKGAPLVIVVSAKSNIDAGLSSAYMEIMANSLGLGVLYSGFFVICTKLSRKLKNLLELEKGYNVVSCMVIGYPDVKYQRIVPRKELKYKKL, via the coding sequence ATGAATCCAATAGAAATTGACAATGAAAAATGTGTAGCATGTTTATCATGCGTTTCTGATTGTCCGAGTTCTTATCTTTATCAGGAGGACAATATCATTAAAACACAGGACAAGGGATGTATAGAATGTGGCCATTGCTATGCAATCTGTCCAACCAACGCTATAAAAATGAGTGGTTATGATTTAAATGAGCAACCGGTAGTTTCAATGACACAAATAGATAGTGATATCCTTCTAGAGGCCATCAAAAGCAGAAGAACAATACGTAAATTTAAGCCACAGGCAATCGACGAGGAGACGATAAATAAGATTCTGGAGGCGGGAAGATACAGTCCAACCGGGGGCAATTCACAGAATGTATCATATACCATTCTCGCATCCAAACAGGATATGGCTGAAGAAATTTGTGTAAACCTATTTAGAAAGGGAAAAACAATAGGCTCACAATTAATAAAGTATTTGAAAAGAATGGATATTACAGATGACTTCTTCTTTAAGGGTGCTCCACTGGTAATTGTCGTATCCGCTAAAAGCAATATTGATGCCGGTCTTTCCAGTGCATATATGGAGATTATGGCAAACAGTCTTGGGTTGGGCGTATTGTACAGTGGCTTTTTTGTAATATGTACAAAGTTAAGCAGAAAACTAAAAAATCTCCTGGAACTAGAAAAGGGTTATAATGTAGTTTCATGTATGGTAATAGGATATCCTGATGTAAAGTATCAGAGAATAGTCCCTCGAAAAGAGTTGAAATATAAAAAATTATAG
- a CDS encoding transposase produces MYNEISDSLSSNLSSIQLNLFDFGSDNAKENVVKRALNQSLIKDMNEKLSNLDDNHFEYVNPVCPHCIKENMRGSIIKKGFRPRKIRINGNEKLNPYDKNKEKEIIKQTIESINVSTVLNTLNDFNEKIEVNYIHNFINEVKYYDVQDDKNITVYLRKYKCKRCKKHFQTELTNVYDKYKRYAKSFFNKIDEITYYSHYTPSQLQDVLKTSFNREINLKTLFDWTRTASKISRSNDYDGITYNSDENLILNLKEIGSGIYNYDEQYLSENKKDGLRLTLSDTKLKIPIAEQIIKRNTIHKWKITKEEVSNFIKKATKDRAFHVLITDGRAMYKKIAKEFNVEHQLCIFHAIYNNKNDAKNECKSLSKSTLDKMTIFNYTSQINEIVRQLSLEDAKEQLNELKEIQSTIGLPKINKKMLERTEKNFYQLTTHLRLNGVPRTNNNAELTYNLSLQKSEKRKYKTEEGIISKLITYMKNKTLQKVTAMY; encoded by the coding sequence ATGTACAACGAAATATCTGATTCCTTAAGTAGTAATTTGTCTTCCATTCAACTTAATCTTTTCGATTTTGGTTCAGATAATGCAAAAGAAAATGTTGTTAAAAGAGCTTTAAATCAGTCTTTAATAAAAGATATGAATGAAAAATTAAGTAATTTGGATGATAATCATTTTGAATATGTTAATCCTGTTTGTCCTCATTGTATTAAAGAAAATATGAGAGGAAGTATCATTAAAAAAGGATTTAGGCCTAGAAAAATAAGAATAAATGGTAATGAAAAATTAAATCCTTACGATAAAAATAAAGAAAAAGAAATAATTAAGCAAACAATAGAAAGTATAAACGTTTCGACAGTATTAAACACTTTAAATGATTTTAATGAAAAAATAGAAGTTAATTACATACATAATTTTATTAATGAAGTCAAGTATTATGATGTTCAAGATGATAAGAATATTACTGTTTATTTAAGAAAATATAAATGTAAACGATGTAAAAAACACTTCCAAACCGAATTAACAAATGTTTATGATAAATATAAACGTTATGCAAAGTCTTTTTTTAACAAAATAGATGAAATAACATATTATTCTCATTATACACCCTCACAATTACAAGACGTACTTAAAACTTCTTTCAATAGAGAAATTAATCTTAAAACTCTCTTCGACTGGACAAGAACAGCATCCAAAATAAGTAGATCCAACGATTACGATGGAATAACTTATAATTCCGATGAAAATCTAATTTTAAACCTAAAAGAAATAGGTTCAGGCATATATAATTATGATGAACAATATTTATCCGAAAACAAGAAAGATGGGCTACGATTAACATTATCTGATACTAAACTCAAAATACCCATTGCTGAACAGATAATAAAAAGAAATACTATTCATAAATGGAAAATAACAAAAGAAGAAGTATCTAATTTTATAAAAAAAGCAACAAAAGATAGAGCATTTCATGTCTTAATAACAGATGGACGAGCCATGTATAAAAAAATAGCAAAAGAATTCAATGTAGAACACCAATTATGCATATTTCACGCAATATATAACAACAAAAACGATGCAAAAAACGAATGTAAATCACTAAGTAAATCAACACTAGATAAAATGACAATATTCAACTACACATCACAAATAAATGAAATAGTAAGACAACTAAGCTTAGAAGATGCCAAAGAACAATTAAATGAACTAAAAGAAATACAATCAACCATAGGCTTACCCAAAATCAATAAAAAAATGCTCGAAAGAACAGAAAAAAACTTCTATCAACTAACAACACACTTAAGACTAAACGGAGTACCCAGAACCAACAACAACGCAGAATTAACCTATAACTTATCACTACAAAAATCAGAAAAAAGAAAATACAAAACAGAAGAAGGAATAATCTCAAAACTAATCACATACATGAAAAACAAAACATTACAAAAAGTGACCGCAATGTACTAA
- a CDS encoding pyridoxamine 5'-phosphate oxidase family protein produces MSDIEKVDELLTKAEVFYLSTVDGNKPKVRPLGFHLLKEDKIYFGVGTFKTVYKQMEENPNVEIAAWDGEHFLRYYGVANLDKQEEIAKEALSLMPEVAELYNANGWEMGIFYLDNATAEIRNMMEVEETYEFNY; encoded by the coding sequence ATGTCAGATATTGAAAAAGTTGATGAATTATTAACAAAAGCAGAAGTATTCTATCTTTCAACGGTTGATGGAAATAAGCCAAAGGTAAGACCGTTAGGATTTCATTTATTGAAGGAGGATAAGATTTATTTTGGAGTGGGAACATTCAAAACGGTTTATAAACAGATGGAAGAAAATCCAAATGTGGAAATAGCCGCATGGGATGGGGAGCACTTTTTAAGATATTATGGTGTGGCAAATCTTGATAAACAGGAAGAAATAGCTAAAGAAGCGTTAAGTCTCATGCCTGAAGTGGCAGAGTTATACAATGCAAACGGTTGGGAAATGGGAATCTTTTATTTGGACAATGCTACAGCTGAAATCAGAAACATGATGGAAGTAGAAGAAACATACGAATTTAATTATTAG
- a CDS encoding queuosine precursor transporter has protein sequence MKINQLNKTELFAILTGIATSTLIISNILAFKTFMFFDFILPCGVLIFPIIYIVNDILAEIYGFKKARQVIYLGFVMNLVAVIVYNIAIMLPAPVFFEGSEAFAMVLSNSFRVLLASFMAYLFGSILNAYVMSYLKQKAEKYLFIRCIVSTICGEGLDAILFITIAFYGAMPLTSLIMMIFTQATFKTVYEIIVYPLTKVIINYIKKLPVN, from the coding sequence ATGAAGATAAATCAATTAAACAAGACGGAACTATTTGCAATACTAACTGGTATTGCAACATCAACCTTAATAATCAGCAACATACTGGCATTTAAAACGTTCATGTTCTTTGATTTCATACTGCCATGTGGTGTCCTAATATTTCCAATAATCTATATCGTTAATGATATACTTGCAGAGATATACGGATTCAAAAAGGCAAGACAAGTGATATATCTTGGATTTGTCATGAATCTTGTTGCCGTGATAGTGTATAACATTGCAATAATGTTGCCTGCCCCTGTATTCTTTGAAGGATCCGAAGCATTTGCAATGGTTCTTAGCAACAGTTTCAGGGTCCTGCTTGCAAGTTTCATGGCATACCTTTTCGGCAGCATACTCAACGCCTATGTAATGAGCTATCTTAAACAGAAAGCGGAAAAATACCTATTCATAAGATGTATCGTATCCACAATTTGCGGTGAGGGATTAGATGCCATTCTATTTATCACAATAGCATTCTATGGAGCCATGCCATTAACGTCACTGATTATGATGATATTCACCCAGGCAACATTCAAAACGGTTTATGAAATTATAGTATATCCATTAACGAAAGTAATCATCAACTACATTAAAAAATTACCCGTAAATTAG
- a CDS encoding DUF1874 domain-containing protein, with protein MKYISNGFSPKMLNPKKELNFVIELSSYDEIQENRNDLISSIGHQNIADHLQIEKNRINILLDEGDTLYLVSPQKDDYEKFNYRKITIQRI; from the coding sequence ATGAAATATATATCAAATGGATTCAGCCCAAAAATGCTTAATCCCAAGAAAGAATTAAACTTCGTCATAGAACTATCAAGCTATGATGAAATACAGGAAAATAGAAATGATCTGATTAGTTCAATAGGTCATCAAAACATAGCAGACCACCTGCAAATAGAAAAAAACAGGATAAACATCCTACTTGATGAAGGCGATACACTATACTTGGTATCACCACAGAAGGATGATTATGAAAAATTCAACTATCGAAAGATAACAATACAAAGAATATGA
- a CDS encoding restriction endonuclease subunit S, whose translation MQTRKVKLQDIAKISTGLPIQRYIDKEDMKKQKIIMNMPMLDINEEFPTEEEEIQDGINSRFFSREHDILYKVQQQCFAKEVTTESDAIITNNYLIIRIDDFKEVNPTFLTYYLNDPRVEYQIQRTIDSTKIMKVSTKILKNLTIMLPEKEVQDKHVELINKINQRIELKKKSIRCDEKLIDSLYDTVIGDAYEN comes from the coding sequence TTGCAAACAAGAAAAGTCAAACTGCAGGATATAGCGAAAATAAGCACGGGTCTTCCAATACAAAGATACATCGATAAAGAAGACATGAAAAAACAAAAAATAATAATGAACATGCCCATGCTGGACATAAATGAAGAATTTCCAACAGAAGAGGAAGAAATACAGGATGGCATAAATTCCCGCTTCTTTTCAAGAGAACATGACATATTGTATAAGGTACAACAACAATGCTTTGCAAAGGAAGTAACAACAGAAAGCGATGCAATCATAACAAACAACTATTTAATTATCAGGATAGATGATTTTAAAGAGGTAAATCCCACATTCTTAACGTACTACCTTAATGATCCAAGAGTAGAATACCAGATACAAAGAACGATAGATTCAACAAAAATAATGAAGGTAAGTACCAAAATACTAAAGAACCTGACAATAATGCTGCCTGAAAAAGAAGTACAGGACAAGCATGTAGAGCTAATAAACAAGATAAACCAAAGAATCGAACTCAAGAAAAAGTCAATAAGATGCGATGAAAAACTAATAGACTCATTATATGATACGGTTATCGGTGATGCATATGAGAATTAA
- a CDS encoding N-6 DNA methylase: MRINLKRRPNSIDLPRLLERIDSKVDVIPFITMKYLSQKQEASDKNSTEFQEKYGITFRDYELLTNIIKKQEAKEDSCLSDVKSALNVLKNSSNEDIKEIFSRVDEEKITKEIFDDIVEILESEDDLKKLFKQVNYLQYAIKNEDNKRIIPPTVELLSNLASTNRKTNNVYDPSSIDAQTITELDDFNHATIHIKDEEDYYHAKQNIILSDISPDKVSMCNDEILIDEDDKKYDTIISVPYSKQKIKNENIERYAEYESKNPKLIHLLNMIDHLDSDGLLVTTTTQGLLVKKDALKLRKYLIDNNLLDVVIEYESGYRSRDITILVINNNKKTDDFLFIKPPEMFPTFLLPAFNENILEIYKERKIEPRLSNIINKDEIIKNEYNLNPKRYVYTLDYKKVAVDDILKNQREYSDEIKKLDDEIDDLLSMLTD, translated from the coding sequence ATGAGAATTAACCTTAAACGTAGACCCAACAGTATAGACTTACCCCGGCTATTAGAACGTATCGACTCAAAAGTCGATGTAATCCCCTTCATTACAATGAAATACTTGTCACAAAAACAAGAGGCATCAGACAAAAACAGTACGGAATTCCAGGAAAAGTATGGGATAACCTTCCGTGATTATGAATTATTAACAAACATCATTAAAAAACAGGAAGCAAAGGAAGATTCCTGTCTATCTGATGTTAAAAGTGCATTGAATGTTCTAAAAAACAGTTCCAATGAAGACATCAAAGAAATATTCTCCCGAGTAGACGAGGAAAAAATAACCAAGGAAATATTTGATGACATCGTTGAAATACTGGAATCCGAAGATGACCTTAAAAAATTATTCAAACAGGTAAATTATCTTCAATATGCCATAAAAAATGAGGACAACAAAAGAATCATACCGCCAACGGTCGAATTATTGTCCAATCTGGCCAGCACAAATCGCAAAACCAACAATGTATATGATCCATCATCCATTGATGCACAGACAATCACCGAACTGGACGACTTTAATCACGCGACAATTCACATCAAAGATGAAGAGGACTATTATCATGCAAAACAGAACATCATACTAAGTGACATATCACCTGATAAGGTGTCAATGTGCAATGATGAAATATTAATAGATGAAGACGACAAAAAGTATGATACGATAATATCGGTACCATATTCCAAACAGAAGATTAAAAATGAGAATATTGAAAGATATGCCGAATATGAAAGCAAAAATCCAAAGTTAATTCACCTGCTTAACATGATAGATCACCTGGACAGTGATGGATTACTTGTTACAACCACTACCCAGGGCTTATTGGTAAAAAAGGATGCACTTAAACTAAGAAAGTATCTGATTGACAATAACCTCTTGGATGTGGTAATCGAGTATGAAAGCGGCTATAGAAGTCGTGACATAACAATACTTGTAATAAACAACAACAAAAAGACAGATGACTTCCTATTTATAAAACCACCTGAGATGTTTCCAACATTCCTACTGCCCGCCTTTAATGAAAACATCCTGGAAATCTACAAAGAAAGAAAAATAGAGCCACGCTTAAGCAATATAATCAATAAGGATGAAATAATTAAAAACGAGTACAACCTTAATCCTAAACGTTACGTCTACACCCTGGACTATAAGAAAGTAGCCGTTGATGATATCCTAAAAAACCAAAGAGAGTACTCCGATGAAATCAAAAAGTTGGATGATGAGATAGATGATTTGTTAAGTATGTTAACTGATTAA
- a CDS encoding Ig-like domain repeat protein, whose amino-acid sequence MKNIKQLLLFVTLLVLLIGIASASEVNVDTATSTNDVQTVADDSTAVSHDIVTQEKQIIKTEKTDTPIKKAASIEVTQENYDTYFQDGVYSDEASDILLSGQFNAKDFTFASPVSITSKDSNTKVYNSSFNFFTGADGSSLTNVYIEDKNYTNAVILLSEVNNIKIQNNTIIQHNDEGETHAITMDLSDNNLISDNNITVSGTEYPVKYEDGYMPITSLSAIHAHQINYNRITNNNITTRATNSSGGEVATTVGVDFYADPMSAYMDEHDGSENNEISGNIITTEAIKYAYSIRLNNIMNNNTIKNNKITSTSFYAYGIEYAFGNYSKIIENNITCNGNLSYGIIYTTNGMGDINNGLIENNNILVNDADVAYLIEFYGGARSFDTVINNNTLTATGGQVMGIGGSTSNRLNITNNKIIITGNSTRTLNGLSEDILPELTGIKIAKSSDKVLISENMVNVTDLSDGDINSLNLMIKNSKVLDNEIHVSSYVNSRSFNITGTNNTVEGNYPFTQEPVILQMDSLVTEKSISTNAYLTVTDSKSNVFTHGTVTLSLDGQEVGSAPVENGKAKIVFVPEVNEGTYVITATYQADDWFFENSTTADLIILAPYNGIYYVSPDGSDLNDGSINTPKKTINAAIEMASNPEKNHNIIILEGTYQITNVEVPSALNITGEGNVVLDANHEGLIFTIKANDTEIKNIKFINGINKNGGAINTTGKLTLENVTFEDNNATSYGGAVYSEGDLVVSDSKFINNNASTGGGAIYDVKATVTITDSEFTGQYSSGGGAVYSKFMTTIDNSVFTDNRAKTGGSLYISGNGTVTDTNFTASSSDNSGAVLYQSDIRSSVNLTNVNVKDCVSNTSLFHYNNEKSVLDKVNITDSTSTQYLIYLSRGNLTITDSNIKDNNCSKSLINSYDRTNARFAVLTVENSNITNNTALNIFDARGEIDLISNEVCDNTATSGTFFKVTGSGVYTAEGNTFLRNNIANLTVDYYQDDAINAVTIDVSVKASILDENNIPSGKIIFINGETQTEYSLDEGKVSIPFTSSSMINPVTFKYVDNRINSLEEETSLDIIILRTTDIIYNIINNTEGNVQINLTVIDAENQEILPDSSIKVTGDITADTTSGILTDTTLTPGDYTINVQYLGNETHKSSQTTITFTVKKIPPTLIIDPITATVGDIINITARITEHDGTVANINKGKVTFKVNGKTLKDARGKVIYVKVVNGVATIENFEVPSEWTKEDTTIEAVYSGSTQCEKLSSEKTEITIEKAVPTLTTSDITATAGETITLTAQITDNDKVINNGKVVFKINGKTVKDANGKVIYAKVVNNQVSVEYTLPADMKSNKYNLTAIFTSPDYERLEDTKTLTIE is encoded by the coding sequence ATGAAAAACATTAAACAATTGCTATTGTTTGTTACTCTATTAGTACTTTTAATAGGAATAGCAAGTGCATCCGAAGTAAATGTGGATACCGCAACCAGTACCAATGATGTACAGACAGTAGCAGATGATTCAACAGCAGTATCACATGATATTGTTACACAAGAAAAACAGATTATTAAAACTGAAAAAACGGATACTCCGATAAAAAAAGCGGCAAGTATTGAAGTTACACAGGAAAACTATGATACATACTTCCAGGATGGAGTATATAGTGATGAAGCCTCAGATATACTATTATCAGGACAATTCAATGCTAAAGACTTTACATTTGCATCACCAGTATCCATCACGTCAAAAGACTCAAATACAAAAGTTTATAACTCTTCATTCAACTTCTTTACAGGAGCAGATGGAAGTTCATTAACAAACGTTTACATAGAAGACAAAAACTATACTAATGCAGTTATACTGCTAAGTGAAGTAAACAATATTAAAATTCAAAACAATACAATCATACAACATAACGATGAAGGAGAAACACATGCAATAACAATGGATCTTTCAGACAACAACCTAATATCAGACAACAACATAACCGTCAGTGGAACAGAATATCCTGTAAAATATGAGGATGGATATATGCCGATAACCAGTTTATCTGCAATTCATGCTCATCAAATAAACTATAATAGGATAACAAATAACAACATTACAACCAGAGCAACTAATAGCAGTGGTGGAGAAGTAGCAACTACTGTAGGAGTTGATTTCTATGCAGATCCAATGTCTGCTTATATGGATGAACATGATGGTTCTGAAAACAATGAAATAAGTGGAAACATCATAACAACTGAAGCAATAAAATATGCCTATTCAATCAGATTAAACAACATTATGAACAATAACACCATAAAAAACAACAAAATAACTTCAACAAGTTTCTATGCTTATGGAATTGAATATGCATTTGGAAATTATTCAAAAATTATAGAAAATAACATAACATGTAATGGAAACCTGTCTTATGGTATAATTTACACTACAAACGGTATGGGCGATATTAATAATGGTTTAATTGAAAACAACAATATACTCGTAAATGATGCAGACGTAGCATACCTTATAGAATTCTATGGAGGAGCTCGTTCATTTGACACGGTAATAAATAACAACACTTTAACGGCAACAGGCGGACAAGTAATGGGTATAGGTGGATCTACATCCAACAGACTCAACATAACCAACAACAAAATCATCATCACAGGAAATTCAACAAGAACATTAAATGGTCTTTCTGAAGATATTTTACCAGAATTAACAGGTATAAAAATCGCAAAATCAAGTGATAAAGTTCTAATATCAGAAAATATGGTTAATGTAACAGATTTATCTGATGGAGATATTAATTCATTAAACCTAATGATAAAAAATAGTAAAGTATTGGATAATGAAATACACGTATCATCTTATGTCAATTCCAGATCATTTAATATAACAGGTACAAATAATACAGTAGAAGGAAATTATCCATTTACTCAAGAACCGGTAATATTACAAATGGATTCATTAGTTACAGAAAAATCAATTTCAACAAACGCTTATTTAACAGTAACAGATAGTAAATCAAACGTATTCACTCATGGAACAGTAACTTTATCCTTAGATGGCCAAGAAGTCGGAAGTGCTCCAGTTGAAAATGGTAAAGCAAAAATTGTATTCGTTCCGGAAGTGAATGAAGGAACTTATGTAATAACGGCAACTTACCAGGCAGATGATTGGTTCTTTGAAAACAGTACAACTGCTGATTTAATAATTTTAGCTCCATACAATGGAATTTACTATGTAAGTCCTGATGGTTCAGATTTAAATGATGGTTCAATTAACACACCTAAAAAAACAATTAACGCCGCTATAGAAATGGCTTCAAATCCGGAAAAAAATCATAACATAATCATTCTGGAAGGAACATATCAGATAACAAATGTAGAAGTCCCATCTGCATTAAATATTACAGGTGAAGGAAACGTAGTACTGGATGCAAATCATGAAGGATTAATATTCACCATAAAAGCAAATGATACTGAAATTAAAAATATTAAATTTATCAATGGTATCAACAAAAATGGTGGAGCAATTAACACAACTGGTAAATTAACTCTGGAAAATGTTACATTTGAAGACAACAATGCAACTTCATACGGTGGAGCAGTATATTCTGAGGGTGATTTAGTAGTTTCAGATTCAAAATTCATTAACAATAATGCTTCTACAGGTGGAGGAGCAATATATGATGTTAAAGCTACTGTAACAATCACTGATTCAGAATTTACGGGTCAATATTCAAGTGGTGGAGGAGCAGTATACTCTAAATTCATGACAACAATAGATAATTCCGTCTTCACCGATAACCGAGCAAAAACGGGTGGTTCATTATACATATCAGGTAATGGTACAGTTACAGATACAAACTTTACAGCTTCAAGTTCCGACAATTCCGGGGCAGTATTATACCAGAGTGATATTCGCAGTTCAGTAAACCTTACAAATGTAAATGTTAAAGATTGTGTTTCAAATACGTCATTATTCCATTATAATAATGAAAAATCAGTTTTAGACAAGGTAAACATCACTGATTCAACAAGTACACAATATTTAATATACTTAAGCAGAGGAAACTTAACGATTACTGATTCAAACATTAAAGACAACAACTGTTCAAAATCACTAATCAATTCATATGACAGGACAAATGCAAGATTTGCTGTGCTGACTGTAGAAAATTCCAATATAACCAACAATACTGCTTTAAACATCTTTGATGCAAGAGGAGAAATTGATCTCATATCAAATGAAGTATGTGATAACACGGCAACCAGTGGTACATTCTTCAAAGTAACCGGTTCAGGAGTTTACACTGCCGAAGGAAATACCTTCCTAAGAAATAATATAGCCAATTTAACTGTTGATTATTATCAGGATGATGCAATCAATGCAGTAACAATTGATGTATCGGTAAAAGCAAGTATTTTAGATGAAAACAATATACCATCAGGTAAAATTATATTTATTAATGGTGAAACCCAAACAGAATATTCTCTAGATGAAGGTAAAGTATCCATACCGTTCACGTCATCTTCAATGATTAACCCGGTAACATTCAAATATGTTGATAACCGAATCAATTCTCTTGAAGAAGAAACCTCATTGGACATAATCATACTTAGAACTACAGATATAATCTATAACATCATCAATAATACTGAAGGTAATGTACAGATAAATCTCACAGTTATCGATGCAGAAAATCAGGAAATACTGCCAGATTCCAGTATCAAAGTAACGGGTGATATCACAGCAGATACCACAAGCGGAATATTAACTGATACAACACTCACCCCTGGAGATTACACTATAAACGTACAATACCTTGGAAATGAAACTCACAAATCATCACAGACGACAATAACATTTACAGTAAAAAAAATACCACCAACACTCATAATAGATCCAATAACAGCTACCGTAGGTGACATTATAAACATCACGGCAAGAATCACCGAGCATGATGGAACAGTAGCCAACATCAACAAAGGAAAAGTAACATTTAAAGTCAACGGAAAAACATTGAAAGATGCAAGAGGTAAAGTTATCTATGTTAAAGTAGTAAACGGAGTAGCAACAATTGAAAACTTTGAAGTACCAAGTGAATGGACAAAAGAAGACACCACTATCGAAGCAGTATACTCAGGATCCACACAATGCGAAAAACTAAGCAGTGAAAAAACAGAAATAACCATAGAAAAAGCAGTGCCAACACTAACAACAAGTGACATAACAGCAACAGCAGGTGAAACAATCACATTAACAGCACAAATAACAGACAACGACAAAGTGATAAACAATGGTAAAGTAGTCTTCAAGATAAACGGTAAAACAGTCAAAGATGCTAACGGTAAAGTCATCTATGCTAAGGTAGTAAACAACCAGGTAAGCGTAGAGTACACATTACCAGCTGATATGAAGTCTAATAAATACAATTTAACGGCAATATTTACATCACCTGACTATGAACGTTTGGAAGATACAAAAACACTTACTATAGAATAA